In Rhizobium oryzihabitans, one DNA window encodes the following:
- a CDS encoding CobW family GTP-binding protein → MTETAPAKPIPVTVLTGYLGAGKTTLLNRILSENHGKKYAVIVNEFGEIGIDNDLIVESDEEIYEMNNGCVCCTVRGDLIRVVEGLMRRPGRFDGIIVETTGLADPVPVAQTFFMDDDVRAKTELDAVVALVDAKHLPLRLKDSREAEDQIAFADVVIVNKTDLVSPEEVARIEDIVRAINPSARIYKTTRSGVDLARVLDQGAFNLERALENDPHFLEHGHEDHACGPDCDHHHHDHDHHHHDHDHGHHHDHDHGHDHGHHHHGAVSAIHDVTVQSVSLRGGEMNPERFFPWIQKVTQTDGPNILRLKGIIAFKGDAERYVVQGVHMIIEGDHQRPWKDGEKRESRLVFIGRELDREKLEKSFNACLATA, encoded by the coding sequence ATGACCGAAACAGCACCAGCCAAGCCCATTCCAGTCACCGTCCTGACGGGATATCTCGGCGCCGGCAAGACGACGCTTCTCAACCGTATCCTCTCCGAGAACCACGGCAAGAAATACGCTGTCATCGTCAATGAATTCGGCGAGATCGGCATCGACAACGATCTGATCGTCGAGTCTGATGAAGAAATCTACGAAATGAACAATGGCTGCGTGTGCTGCACGGTGCGCGGCGACCTGATCCGCGTCGTGGAAGGCCTGATGCGCCGGCCCGGCCGTTTCGACGGCATCATCGTTGAGACCACCGGCCTTGCCGATCCCGTTCCCGTCGCCCAGACCTTCTTCATGGATGACGACGTGCGCGCCAAGACCGAGCTTGACGCCGTTGTCGCGCTTGTTGATGCCAAGCACCTGCCGCTGCGCCTAAAGGACAGCCGCGAGGCCGAAGACCAGATCGCCTTTGCCGATGTCGTGATCGTCAACAAGACCGATCTCGTTTCGCCGGAGGAAGTGGCCCGCATCGAGGATATCGTGCGCGCCATCAATCCTTCCGCACGCATCTACAAGACCACCCGTTCCGGCGTCGATCTCGCCCGCGTTCTCGATCAGGGCGCGTTTAATCTGGAACGTGCACTCGAAAACGATCCGCATTTCCTCGAACACGGCCATGAGGACCATGCCTGCGGTCCCGATTGCGACCACCACCATCACGATCATGACCACCATCATCATGACCACGATCACGGGCATCACCACGATCATGATCATGGGCATGACCACGGCCACCATCACCATGGCGCGGTTTCTGCAATTCACGACGTGACCGTGCAATCCGTTTCGCTGCGCGGCGGCGAGATGAACCCCGAGCGCTTCTTCCCGTGGATCCAGAAGGTGACGCAGACCGACGGTCCAAATATTCTGCGCCTGAAAGGCATCATCGCCTTCAAGGGCGATGCGGAACGTTACGTGGTGCAGGGCGTCCACATGATCATCGAGGGCGATCACCAGCGCCCCTGGAAAGACGGCGAAAAGCGCGAAAGCCGCCTCGTCTTCATCGGCCGCGAACTGGACCGTGAGAAACTGGAAAAGAGCTTCAACGCCTGCCTCGCAACGGCCTGA